The sequence below is a genomic window from Andrena cerasifolii isolate SP2316 chromosome 6, iyAndCera1_principal, whole genome shotgun sequence.
CACAATGGAATAAGCACCTATAGGCGCTCTCAGTATCACAAACGCAAAATTTCAAAGCGCCTATAGGACCCCACAGTAGCCTAGGGGTTAAGGACAAATCATTGATTTATATGTTCGTAAACCAGGATCTTACCTATTAGCATGCTTTTAATCCAGTTATTGAAGTTTCTCATATATAAGATACGACTTTGATTCCTCTTTAAAAAACCTTTCTCTTCTAGCGAATTATAATGTGCCGCAATTAATACTGTATTGCTAGTGCATACTTCTGGCTTGGGTATTTCTTTCTCCCTACTACTGCCAGTAGATAAATCAGAGGGAGTATTGTTAACCTGCAATGTACAAATTGTATTCGTATAAGGATTATTTAACGGATAGGAGGCTTAAAGGATGcacatataatatatttaaatatacattttgTCCGATATCGCATTTTGCTATCTTAGATGGCTCTGAGTCTGGAGAATGCTTTCGTTTTTTTCCACTTTGCTGTGTACAGTTCTTGTCATTTGTTTCATGGTCTCGTTCTCTTTTCGAACAAGATGTTTGTGAACTTGTTTCGAGGGATCTCTTTGCAGTGTGTTGCTCTGATACTGTTACTGTATCTTGTTCTTCTTTGGCCTCCTTTGTTTCTTCGCGATAAGGTGCGGACATTTCGAAGTAAGAGGCAATTTAGAGGAATTATTAAAatctattctatattttcttaCAATAAATACTTGTATACGTCAACGGATGTTGCGCTATAAACACCCCTATGCGAATCATTCCATTGATCCAAGTTCAAATAAAAACAAACCTCTCGCGAGTAGTCACACACGTTGCACTACAGTAACCGTAGCACCTATATGTAGTTCTTCGATATTGCTTTATTTTCAATGCAACGAACCGGTATTATCAATGCTGGCAACATGAATTATATTTCACGAAAATACCCTGCAAACTGTAAGGTCAGCCGAATATTTCTTCTACCATTATTACGCGTAAACTTATTAATTTACAGTCCATTGATAATAGCCATCTTAacgatatatataatttatttactttcttATAAAGAGCCACGTCCCTATAGCTTTTAATCAatgaaaaagaatatatatttgATGTATCTTTTACTTACTGCGACGGAATATATTTTATCAATATATAATACTTAATCTTTTCTGTGAGAAAATTTATCGCGTTAAACCACAAAGGAAAAGATCATTATTTCCATGGACAAATTTATTCAGCTCCCGATGAAATTTCATCGGTATGTTTATTTACTACAGTGCTGCCAAGAAATTCGCTTTTACGCAAGCATTAGTATTTTATAATAGCCTTTTATTTATTAGGCTTAAATAAACACACGCTCGTAATACTCAAGGAAATGAGCAGATTTGATTTTATCATTGTGCGTTAAAAGATTTTCGCATCATAATAATAAAGCGTTATTTTTCGAAGTTGGTAAGTAGACATTGGAGTTCTTTAGCTTGTCACAAGGGTGGGTAGGAAATCCCGTACGCCTCATGATAattagcggtgggggaacgccaaggtgggaaacggcCTCGCCGCGGAATCGGtggtcgacgctggttggcttgGCTGGCTAGCTTGGCTTAGCTAGTGATCCTCTgggtagtgatcggaaaatgtgttccgcgttttctattggtcgacgcaatTGGGGTATAAACCGGAAGTAGAGAgagcaagaaactgtaaaaaagaaagagacataaatactgatagaaagagacagaaatactgacagacagagagaaaaatactgatcgaaagagatagataaacgtttagattatgttatttccggttttgctccaaaatggctgcggttataccgatcactccctagaggatcactaggcttgacttgacggtggcgccgtttcgtttcccaccttggtgTTGATTGGTTGAAATTAAACTAATTATCATGCATGAGGCGCACGGGATTTCCTGCCTACCCTGAGCTTGTGTTCCATACGGTCTCATCTATTATCTGATCTAGATTTGTTGTGTGCATGACATTCTTATCTAACAGCTTATCTAAAATTCAGTAAGAAACCAAGATAAATAATAGCATTTTCCTTTTACTGTCATTAAAAATTATggttttacatttaattacagGTACTTGAAGCATTGATtatgtaaaatttatttaacctaTTCAGCATTTTATCTAACACACTTATTTGTCAGATTGAATATTGTATGTATCGCAAGACCATGGATACATACCCTGCACAAAGGTACGAAACAAAGATTGAGACATTTGACACATGCATGATCGATACTACGAACCAACAGCGAGAAATATCTCAGACAGTAAGCGGACAAGCTCCGTCCCAAACTGTTGAGGTAGAGAACCAAGAAAATCATGAAGCATCCGCTTTGCatcagcaacaacaacaacaacaacagcaacaacaacaacaagagTCACAGCAACAACATCAACAGGATCAAGCTAATCAGATCTCTCCAATACAGTCGAATACACAACATAGCATGACCCTTACTCCAATTCGACTACCAGCCATTCTCGATGGAGAGTTCTTTACAGTGATTAGAGTAGAAGACACCAATGTTACAGTTAGATGTTTACAATGTCAGAAACACCTGAACGGAAACTTGAAATCTACAGGAAATTTTTTAAGCCACATTAAAGTAAGGTGATCTTATCTTTCGCAGTATTTAAGTTCTAACTTAATTTTTCATGTTTATTAATTTAAGTGTTCTACAGAGGGTACACCCTTTTATGGTAGATAGAATTAAATGTAAATCGAACCAGAGAAAGCCTGCGATGGTATATATCGATCTATCAGCCGAGAAATGTCCAGAACTAGTTAGAACCAAACGGGGATACAGGAAATGTTACAAAACAGTGAGTGGATTGTCTCCGATTTTAACTTTATGAAATGAGAAGCGAGCTTTCTGCGAAACATAAACATGCATCTATTTAGGAGGAATGCCAACCAGGGAACGAAGAGACTTATGATCAGCCTAGCGAATGGACGGAGTCTCCATTAATTCGTAGACATAAATCGGAGGAAGCTGAATCTTCAGATCTCTTAAAAATATCACACAATAACTCATTCGTGATGGAGGACGAGTTCGACgcgatcgggcgaaacgtagCAGCGAAACTTAGAAATATGAGATTAGACCAAAGAATTATAGCCGAGAAATTATTAAACGACATTCTGTTCGAAGCACAATTGGGGAACCTTCACAGAGATTCCAATATACATGTGTGAGAAACACTTTTCTCTCCAAAGAAGTGAATGTTGTTAATATAACTGTGTAGGTCTATAAGGAGACATATTTTTTATCGAACcagatttattaacatttctttgCTACTGTTGTCGTACAGCACcactttaatattaataatctcAGAACGAGGTTTTTGCCAAATTAAGCAGCCAGATACAAATAATGTgatgtattttataaatatacttTTAGTTCGTTTTCACGAATATCGTGAAAATAAGGTTTCTACTGAACCTCTATTAAACCATTACTACGAGATAAGTATTCGatgtaaatgtataaaaaatcttCAAAGATGAAAACAGATTgaaagatatatacatatattttttaatacttataaGTACTCATATAGGCATCTAGAATTATTTCTGTATATAAATGCGTAGTACTGTAAATATCACTGTACAAGTATAAAATTCGCAGATAAGAAAAAACGCTGCCGAATATAGTAACTATTTGTAAGTTTTTTTTAGACGGATCATGTTTCTAtaaatattacataaatataGCTACCTGTAATTTTATAGTGATGTACGGTAAATACATTTTTAACATACTATCTAACGATTATTATCAGTCCTTAGTACATTTCATCTTGCATTAAAAATTACGTATTGCGCATCGCAATTATAACCATATACCAACTATTTTATGGTGTCTGTAACTAAATAATAACTCTCTAACATTACCTACTTCGTATAGAAAATGGAAATGCAAACGAAGTTCGTATAAATAGAAAGAATATGTTAATGCGATATTTAGGAATAGATTAAAGCATTTACGAAATCACATTTCAATGAGTTCTTCACCACGAAATAATCGTTTGTCAACTGGTATATATCCTTCGTTTCTTTGGTTTAAGTAAAACGCAGTAAATCGTAGTCGATAAAATGCAAAGTGTCATACTTGCGAAAATTACGTAGAATACATAAGTGTACCAAAATCCGTCCCAGTCCGCGTACAGGTACCAGGATAATGttagaaatgtattttgtagCAATACAAAGATGTAGTACGGCAACACCCACTTGTCCGCGTATTTGAATTTGATTCTATATTCGATCAAACTACATATGTAAACTAATCCGAGCCATAAATTAACAAAGAACGTAATGATATCGTAATATTTTGCATAGTAAAAGAGGTATATCAGCATGACACCGTAATGTATACTAAGCACGATGGATAAATGAATAGGATAAAATTCATAGAACACAGCGATAGCCAGTATACGCGCCAGAATGAAAAAGAACCACCACAGGAAGCACAAAAATTTGCCTATGGGATCATCTTCTTCCAATCCTTTCTTTGAGTACCTTCTTTGTGGAAGTTTTAAATTCTGTATGTCTGCTTTTTTCTTCGATTCTTCAGCAGATATCGACTTAGTCGGAGCATCCCCTGATTCAAGATTCTCTGTGTTCGTGCAGATAGAGTCTGGCCTTGGCGGAGCTGGTATATCCGGGATAGGCAGCGGCGCGACTGTGGTGATTCCGCGTAAAGGAGTTGGAGGCGGtataatatgtacatttttcGGTGGTAACGGAGGCGTTACGGATATTTGACGGTCTAAAGAGACATGAGGATCAATTtctcctttatttttattttcagtttCTCCAGATTCTTTGTGCTCTTCAGATTCCTGCGTTTCATTCTTTGTATGTATAGTATCCTCGTTTTTTGCATCGGATAACTTTAAAGGAGCTCTTTCTTCGAGGTCGCAAAGTTCCTAAATACAATGGTTAcatttaaacatatatttaGGGCCAAATATTCTAATGCCGTAAATGTATAGTCTATTTTAGGGCGGTACCTGAACACAGTATTTCTTCAACCACATCGCCCATGGTAATTTTCTGCCATTAACACGTTGGCTTTCAAATCTTTGAAAAGAGGTAGTCTGAATAGCCAGTACCATAATGGACATGAGAATGGAGAGGACCTTTACAACCACTGTAAAAAGATCAGCATTTtcatacttataaaaaaatttgagttATATCATATAATAATATAGCGAGATAAAATACCAGACTGATGAGTTTGATAAAGCGACGCTTCGCGGAAAAGTAGATGCGTTTGGAAGATAGCTTGAGGAGCTGCCTGAAACCAAGCTTGTAAAAAGAAGTACAACTCTATAGCTGCGGGAGCAGCTGCTATGTTTAAAGTCTTCGTTCTATCTTTCCCAGATAGAATAATAGCATCCACAACCAGCACTAGGAGGCCTGCGTATCTGGAGAAGAATTATTAATCAGAATAATGCTAATGAAGAATACGATCGTTAACTTTGAAAACGAAAGGACGATACCTGTAGAGAGAAAAGCAAACAAAGCCGATCAGCTGGCAAAATTGAAGGCAAAACCAACCGAATACACCCTTATTCAGTTTATCGTCATCTGTCATCCACCAATCTGGCCTCGAAACGGTTAACATAAAGTATACAATTGCTGGCGCATAGATAAAGCCAAGCGTACAGCATCCCC
It includes:
- the LOC143370105 gene encoding uncharacterized protein LOC143370105, which encodes MYRKTMDTYPAQRYETKIETFDTCMIDTTNQQREISQTVSGQAPSQTVEVENQENHEASALHQQQQQQQQQQQQQESQQQHQQDQANQISPIQSNTQHSMTLTPIRLPAILDGEFFTVIRVEDTNVTVRCLQCQKHLNGNLKSTGNFLSHIKRVHPFMVDRIKCKSNQRKPAMVYIDLSAEKCPELVRTKRGYRKCYKTEECQPGNEETYDQPSEWTESPLIRRHKSEEAESSDLLKISHNNSFVMEDEFDAIGRNVAAKLRNMRLDQRIIAEKLLNDILFEAQLGNLHRDSNIHV
- the LOC143370100 gene encoding uncharacterized protein LOC143370100, encoding MASNPDLICQRKCTRFLQVPLKSTEQIYLVFLIPTLISCFIYIIHFSADLVVAVQHFREHNPVWGCCTLGFIYAPAIVYFMLTVSRPDWWMTDDDKLNKGVFGWFCLQFCQLIGFVCFSLYRYAGLLVLVVDAIILSGKDRTKTLNIAAAPAAIELYFFLQAWFQAAPQAIFQTHLLFREASLYQTHQSVVVKVLSILMSIMVLAIQTTSFQRFESQRVNGRKLPWAMWLKKYCVQELCDLEERAPLKLSDAKNEDTIHTKNETQESEEHKESGETENKNKGEIDPHVSLDRQISVTPPLPPKNVHIIPPPTPLRGITTVAPLPIPDIPAPPRPDSICTNTENLESGDAPTKSISAEESKKKADIQNLKLPQRRYSKKGLEEDDPIGKFLCFLWWFFFILARILAIAVFYEFYPIHLSIVLSIHYGVMLIYLFYYAKYYDIITFFVNLWLGLVYICSLIEYRIKFKYADKWVLPYYIFVLLQNTFLTLSWYLYADWDGFWYTYVFYVIFASMTLCILSTTIYCVLLKPKKRRIYTS